One Rhizoctonia solani chromosome 2, complete sequence DNA segment encodes these proteins:
- a CDS encoding Lipase (class 3) — MILSTLIFAIGLSLRVLAAPTPIEIDQRADSSVTIIDAATIASYSPYANFAAATYCPGTATWSCKACKRVPGFIPYVTGGNGGSVPYWYVGWWPSGSSVVVAHEGTDPTKFLSLLTDANAFFGSLSTSLFPGVTSAVQVHSGFRDAHAASASAVLAAVKKVMAERSSTKVTLVGHSLGGALATLDALYLKLNLLSNVAIKVVTYGQPRVGNQEFTNMMDQKNFDFSRITNIEDVIPIVPGRFLGYRHISGEKHIKYTGNWRACAGQDNTSEDCSIGSVPTVLQGNLIDHLGPYEGVWISTLSC; from the exons ATGATTCTTAGCACTCTTATCTTCGCCATCGGCCTCTCTCTCCGCGTTTTGGCAGCCCCTACTCCTATTGAGATTGATCAGAGGGCAGATTCATCCGTCACAATTATTGATGCCGCAACTATAGCCTCCTATTCTCCTTATGCCAATTTCGCCGCCGCTACCTATTGCCCAGGGACCGCGACCTGGTCTTGCA AGGCTTGCAAAAGAGTGCCTGGTTTCATACCCTATGTGACAGGCGGAAACGGAGGCAGCGTGCCATACT GGTATGTAGGTTGGTGGCCATCAGGATCGTCGGTGGTGGTTGCGCATGAAGGAACTGATCCAACTAAATT CCTATCACTACTGACCGATGCCAATGCCTTCTTTGGGTCTCTGAGCACATCTCTGTTCCCTGGAGTTACGAGCGCGGTACAAGTACACTCAGGGTTCAGAGACGCACACGCCGCGAGCGCGTCGGCTGTGCTTGCTGCAGTAAAGAAGGTTATGGCAGAAAGGTCGAGTACCAAGGTGACACTGG TCGGACACTCCCTCGGCGGTGCACTCGCGACTCTTGATGCCCTCTATCTTAAGTTGAACTTGCTATCGAATGTCGCCATCAAGGTTGTAACATACGGGCAGCCTAGG GTCGGAAACCAAGAGTTTACGAACATGATGGATCAGAAG AACTTCGACTTTTCGCGTATCACAAATATAGAGGATGTAATCCCCATCGTTCCGG GTCGATTCCTTGGCTACCGCCACATCTCGGGAGAGAAACACATTAAATATACCGGCAACTGGAGAGCATGTGCAG GCCAAGATAATACTAGTGAAGACTGTTCCATTGGCTCTGTACCAACTGTCCTTCAGGGCAACTTGATCGACCACTTGGGACCCTACGAAGGTGTCTGGATCAGCACTCTATCGTGCTAA